The Horticoccus luteus DNA window ACGCGGCACGCGTCGTCGCGCGGAGAGGTGTGGCGCGCACGTCTGGGGGCGGAGCAAGACGGCGGGTTTCACCACGCGATGCCGTAGTCTTCACCGGTGTCGGACGCGGCACCTTCGAAGGCACCGTGTTCGGCATCGATGTAGATTGCGGTCACGGGTGAGTAGACGCGCGGAAGAGGTTCGACGTGATAGCCCATCTGCGTGAGTTGCTCGCGGACCCACGGCGGCACGTCGTCGCGAACTTCGAGGCGGCCGGGTTCGGAGCGATGGTCGCCGAAGGAGGACTGCATTTGGTAGCTGGCGAAGTTGGCGGCTTCGGCGGATTGCTGCACATTCATGCCGAACTCAACGACGTTGAGGAAAAACTGGAGCAGATTCTGGTCCTGCGAATCGCCGCCTTGCACGGAGAACGCGAGAAAAGGGCGGCCATTTTTCAACGCGAGAGAGGGCGAGAGTGTCACGCGGGGGCGTTTGCCGGGTTCGAGGACGTTGAAGGGATTCATCGCACGATCGAGGACGAAGCTCTGCATGCGTTGCGAGAGGCCCACACCCGTATGGCCGGCGATCACCGCGGGAATCCAACCGCCGCTCGGAGTGACGGAGATCACCCAACCGCTGGCGTCGGCCGCTTGAATGGAGGTAGTGCCGGCGCGGAAATTTTCGTCGGGCGTGAAAGTCGCGGAGACTTGGAAGCCGGCGGGTTTTCCGGCGGAGGTCGCTGGCGTGGGCGTCCACTTCTCGAGGAGATCGCGAAACGGATTTTGTTCTCCTTGGTAAGGGTAGGGATCGCCGGGGCGGGCACTCGTGTCGTTGTGGTGCGGGTTGATCGTGGCGAAGCGGGCGGCTGCGTAGTCTTTTGAAAGCAAGCCGCGGATGGGTTCGGCGGGTGGGAAGGCGGGGTCGCCGTAGTAGAAATCGCGGTCGGCGAACGCGAGGTTCATGGCTTGATAAACGGTGTGGATGTAGCGGGCGCTGTTGTAGCCCATCGCGCGGAGGTCGGCGTGTTCGAGGAGATTCAGCGTTTCGAGAAGGGCGGGGCCTTGCGTCCACGTCGTGAGCTTATACACGTCGACGCCGCGGTAGGTGGTGGAGACGGGTTTCTCGATTTTCACGCGCCAGCGGTCGAGATCTTCGAGAGTGATGAGGCCGCCCTGCTCCTGGGTGGCGCGGACGAGTTCGCGGGCGATGTCGCCGCGGTAGAAGCGATCATAGGCAGCCATGATGGCGGTCGTGCGATCGCTGCCGGCGGCGAGGGCGGCGTGTTCGGCGTCGACGAGGGAACGCAGCATCGCGGCGAGTTCGGGTTGACGGAAAATTTCGCCGGGCTGCGGCGCGGCGCGCTGGGCAGGGTTTCTTTCGTCCAAGTGCGGGAGGAAAACGCGTTTGGAATACGGCCACGCGGCGATGCGGCTGCGGAAACGCTCAATGGTGTCGGCGGCTTGCGCTTCCATCGGATAGCCGTCCGCCATTTGAATCGCGGGCGCGAGCACGTCGGCGAGAGACAGCGTGCCATACTCCGCGAGCAGGGTGAGCAGGCCGCCGGGTGTGCCGGGTGTGACGGCCGCGAGCGGTCCGTATTCAGGCGGGTAGGCCAGGCCACGGGCGCGAAAGAAGTCCACGGTCGCACCCGTGGGCGCGACACCGAGAGCGTTGAGGGCGATGACCTGTTGTGTGCGCGGGTTGTAGAGGA harbors:
- a CDS encoding gamma-glutamyltransferase family protein encodes the protein MRFPARPRPTALLALAVSTTFLASPLSAQRTNKPLLHGKHWVAVTGKPLAATAGALTFAKGGNAIDAACAMLAATCTMWDTLSWGGETQALLYNPRTQQVIALNALGVAPTGATVDFFRARGLAYPPEYGPLAAVTPGTPGGLLTLLAEYGTLSLADVLAPAIQMADGYPMEAQAADTIERFRSRIAAWPYSKRVFLPHLDERNPAQRAAPQPGEIFRQPELAAMLRSLVDAEHAALAAGSDRTTAIMAAYDRFYRGDIARELVRATQEQGGLITLEDLDRWRVKIEKPVSTTYRGVDVYKLTTWTQGPALLETLNLLEHADLRAMGYNSARYIHTVYQAMNLAFADRDFYYGDPAFPPAEPIRGLLSKDYAAARFATINPHHNDTSARPGDPYPYQGEQNPFRDLLEKWTPTPATSAGKPAGFQVSATFTPDENFRAGTTSIQAADASGWVISVTPSGGWIPAVIAGHTGVGLSQRMQSFVLDRAMNPFNVLEPGKRPRVTLSPSLALKNGRPFLAFSVQGGDSQDQNLLQFFLNVVEFGMNVQQSAEAANFASYQMQSSFGDHRSEPGRLEVRDDVPPWVREQLTQMGYHVEPLPRVYSPVTAIYIDAEHGAFEGAASDTGEDYGIAW